AGGAGTGGAAGATTGATAAGAGCTTCGCAAGGTGTAAGAAAGCATCCAGTCTACCGTCGCCAGTTATTGTAGAGTTAGACGCAAAACAGCACGAATTTATAGCAGCGGAGCATTGGCACCATGGTCGTCCACGAGGTGATTCAGTTCATCAGGAAAGCCGCTCCAGCGTCCATGCTGACCGCCAGATGACCAAACGGATGACATTCTCTTGACATAGCCGTCACCCGGATTGTCTCTGTCAGTGATTCACAGACACTCCCAAGAGGGAAGCGACTCAAAATAGCTCTACTAGCCTGGCGAATTAGAGCTATAGCAACAGGCATTTCAGTATTTCTCAGGAATTTGAGGCTCAGGAGCCTTGACGCCTCGTGCTTGGAGAAAGCCTGCCATGCAGTGATCAATCCTGGAAAACTACACAATATGAGCATCACACACAGCAGTACTTTAGCAGTTTCATCAACTCACGATGCTCTTCTGATTCAGCGGCACAACACCGTCCTTGATCCAAAACGCCCATGCACCCATCATATTTGCCAGCATCATGTCCGTTGTCAGTCTATCGCCGACAACGGCAATGTGCGACGGATCAGTCACTCCAGTTTCTGGGTACTTTTTGAAATACGCCATGATCTCGGCGCCACAGCCGGGCTTCTTTGTCGAGTGAGGGAGGACAAACACTCCCGTGCTCTTCTCAacttctgctgcttgcttgagGTCTTTATCCCAGCTAGTTGCTCCAGCTGTGTTGGACACTACCAGGAGCTTGCGACCAGGGTAGGTCTGCTTGAGCTTTTCAAAGTGTAGCTGTAGCTTTCCGTTAGTGACGCTGCAGTTTAGAAATGGTGGGACATGGCCGTACTCTGTAAGCGGGATATACTTCTTTCGCATCGGGATAAGCAAAACAGTCGTCTTTGTCAAGAACAACGGCCTTGATGTTGACTCTCCGGCCTTCTCTCTGCAGGACCGAGTCGAGAGGGATGGGAAGATCGTTGAATGTTGGTGCAATGTGATGAGGCAGACACAAGCTCGGCTTAAGCAGAAGCTTTGCTGAGTTGAGCGACCCGTACAGGTTGAAGTTCATTTTGGAATACgatttaatattttatatgTGGAAAAAGAGTGAACCTGAATAATGAATGATTTACATGCACATCTATGTAAGTGCGAAGAAGACAGACACAATTGATGCAATTTCTTCTGGCAGCTCCAGTGGGTCAATGGCGCTACGCCAAATCGTCCATTTTAGTGCCTCAGGACCCTGGAGCTCCGGTAGCTTCAGCGCGTCTGTCGCGTTGAGTGCTCAGCTGCTTTTCCAGGGAGAATCTCGGATGAGGTCAGCCATTGATTATTGCTTgacaacattgaagcttGACGAGAACATCATTCCTACAGATCCATTCTTGGAAGGGGAATGGATTCCAAATTGTACTAAAAGGATCACAACTATAATGTGATTGGCAACACCATCTCTTACTACTCAAATCTCTCACGCCTCTGCAATTTGAAGATACCCTTGAGCAACGACCCCTCCATCCAACAGCAATCATCGAGCAGTTACGGGTTCTCCAAAAACTCGAGAACCAGTCAATACGAAGCTTTGAAGCTATCGACTCTCATCAAGAAACTACTATGGATTCAAACGAAGAAGAACACCCAGATACCCCGTCATTGGGCGACAAGATGGACATAGACATCCAAGAAACAGCAACAGAGCCCGAACCGATTGCAACAACACCCACGCCTCGACGTCGTGGACGTCCTCCAAAAGCCAAGTCGAATAGCAACACTCCCAATGCGAAATCAAACGTCGTGCCCGTCTTTTCAACTCCTAAGAAACCTACAGGCTTCAATGCCCTCACGCCCGGCAGAGCAGCAGACCGATCCGcgcggaagaagagcgcAAGAGCCTTGATAGACCGAGtcgttggagatggagggagcgatgacgacgacgatatTGCAAGGCAGATTTATGAGTCGAGCGATGCtggagacgaagacgacggcgaagacgagctggaggagagaacAGACGGCGAGGCAGCAAGCTTTGTAGCGGACGAAGCTGCGACGCCTTCGAAAACACCAGCTCGAAGAAAGGGCCGGCCCAAGAGAGCCAGATCGCCTACGCCGCCGAGAAATTTGCCTCCCCATGAGCTGTACTTTCTGCACAACAAACCTGGCCGGCCCAAGACGTCAGACAATACCTTGACATCCCTCAACTTGCTCTCCCATGACGAGTACTTTAGCATTCTGCGGGAACACAAGGATCGCCACGCCGAGAACATCGACTACCTCGAGTCCCTCCACGCAGAGTCGTTTCCACAATGGGCGTTTGAGCTATCTCAGGGCTTTAGCGTATGTCTCTACGGCTTGGGGTCCAAGAGGCATCTCCTGCGCAAATTTGCGACCTACATCCACTCCAACAACAAGTCAACAAAGGCCGGCAAGATTGTCATGGTCAACGGCTACGCTCACACAACAAACCTCCGCGAGATCCTCAGCGTCGTCGCGTCCGCCATTGATCCCACCCAAAGAGTGCCAAACGCTCAACCCGCCGTCATGATCCAAAGCATCACCTCCCTACTCTCCGCTACGAAACTCACCATCACAATCGTCGTCAATTCCATCGACGCCATTCCCCTCCGCAAGCCCGGCTCTCAGGCTATCCTATCCCAGCTCGCAGCCCATCCGCAGATTAACCTCGTAGGGTCCGCTGATTCGCCTGATTTCCCTTTGTTGTGGGATATTGGCGTTCGGTCAGACTTTAACTTTGTCTTTCACGACTGCACCACCTTTTCGCCTTTCAAGGCTGAGCTCGACGTTGTAGATGATGTCCACGAACTGCTTGGCCGGCAATCCCAGCGTGTCAACGGCCGTGAAGGTGTTGCGTTTGTCCTCAAGAGTCTCACGGAAAACGCAAAGAATCTGTTCCGCCTGCTTGTCGGCGAAGTTCTCATTGCAATGGAAGACGAAGGCGACGACGGCGTTGGTCTGGAGTATAGAATGGTGTATAACAAGGCCGTGGAGGAATTCATCTGTAGCTCCGAAATGGCTTTTCGGACATTGCTCAAAGAGTAAGCCAACAATACCCGAAATCCCCCTTTGGCAATCATCCCGTAAATCATCGAATAACGATACTAACATTACTCTCCTTAGATTCCATGACCATCAAATGTTGACAAGTCGTAAAGACAACTTAGGAACGGAATTGCTAAGCCTACCGTTTAGAAAGGAAGATCTTGAAGCCATTTTAGAAGATTTAACTGCATAGTTATTTTGCTTGTTAGTTGATTTGATGATGCTTCTCTATCAATATTGTTAAAAGGAACAGGAGGGATACACACGAGGGAACGA
This genomic stretch from Trichoderma breve strain T069 chromosome 1, whole genome shotgun sequence harbors:
- a CDS encoding mitochondrial PGP phosphatase domain-containing protein; protein product: MNFNLYGSLNSAKLLLKPSLCLPHHIAPTFNDLPIPLDSVLQREGRRVNIKAVVLDKDDCFAYPDAKEVYPAYRLHFEKLKQTYPGRKLLVVSNTAGATSWDKDLKQAAEVEKSTGVFVLPHSTKKPGCGAEIMAYFKKYPETGVTDPSHIAVVGDRLTTDMMLANMMGAWAFWIKDGVVPLNQKSIFSRIDHCMAGFLQARGVKAPEPQIPEKY
- a CDS encoding origin recognition complex subunit 2 domain-containing protein, translated to MDIDIQETATEPEPIATTPTPRRRGRPPKAKSNSNTPNAKSNVVPVFSTPKKPTGFNALTPGRAADRSARKKSARALIDRVVGDGGSDDDDDIARQIYESSDAGDEDDGEDELEERTDGEAASFVADEAATPSKTPARRKGRPKRARSPTPPRNLPPHELYFLHNKPGRPKTSDNTLTSLNLLSHDEYFSILREHKDRHAENIDYLESLHAESFPQWAFELSQGFSVCLYGLGSKRHLLRKFATYIHSNNKSTKAGKIVMVNGYAHTTNLREILSVVASAIDPTQRVPNAQPAVMIQSITSLLSATKLTITIVVNSIDAIPLRKPGSQAILSQLAAHPQINLVGSADSPDFPLLWDIGVRSDFNFVFHDCTTFSPFKAELDVVDDVHELLGRQSQRVNGREGVAFVLKSLTENAKNLFRLLVGEVLIAMEDEGDDGVGLEYRMVYNKAVEEFICSSEMAFRTLLKEFHDHQMLTSRKDNLGTELLSLPFRKEDLEAILEDLTA